From a single Bryobacter aggregatus MPL3 genomic region:
- a CDS encoding TonB-dependent receptor, with protein sequence MRQYQFFFALFCSLCLHGQTVFEGLVHDAQNRPVDGAALTLFSDRGSSPLASTRTQNGNFRLIGEASKAYFVEVSADGFRKMLLPVSPGTQIDLQLEVAGVDQHVFVTAEALAQSFDQVSKAATLITSEEIAQRNEYSLSETLRDTPGVLIRNLGGPGQSTTIRVRGLRADATSILIDGLRFRDVATTQGDASSFASTLNIINADKVEILRGSGSSLYGSNAVGGTINVVTPQGGGPASGDLQVEGGNLGLFRTRGAVSGGVKDNRLIYSAGLLHLNVMSGVDGNDRARSTGFQGFTKYSLSKTMSLSGRLFFSDDFVQPNNSPTASGLPTANIPNTTIVQAIALPQSEVKKSLLGLPFDPGNATFIPNRDDPDNRRASRFWSGALVLKQSLSATADWQASYQRTHTNRVFMNGPAGVGSQPLVSNFSQFEGGVHTGDARVNWRPTRWDALTGGVELESESYLNADDNRINLSTQTRAGQRSQAYYFANQLLLAQQRLQISMSGRAQFFQLEEPSFRYKGTANPYETLRFSSAPRALTGDIAASYFIAKSGTKIRAHFGNSYRAPALYERFGSGFTYNSGTDAVAFSPYGDPRLSPDRYNSVDGGIDQYLWRDKLRFSGTWFYTRIARLTQFDSAATVIRPASDIFGRSSGYFNGSGGISRGAETTLEFRPNRGTLVRTSYTYVNADTDQDIAVRGFFQALSVPAHTFTAMVHQQLGKRTDITMDLFHSGDYYNSLSAAGRARAYLYGGPTKVDLVGNRELWRGEKYRLNAYAKVDNLLNRTYYENGFLAPRATFVTGFKVLFR encoded by the coding sequence ATGCGCCAATACCAATTTTTCTTTGCTCTTTTTTGTAGTCTTTGTCTGCACGGGCAGACTGTGTTTGAAGGGCTGGTTCACGATGCCCAGAATCGGCCAGTCGACGGAGCGGCACTGACGCTTTTCAGCGATCGCGGTTCCTCACCGCTCGCAAGCACTCGAACGCAGAATGGAAATTTCCGGCTCATCGGGGAAGCCTCGAAAGCGTACTTCGTCGAGGTATCGGCGGACGGATTCCGGAAGATGTTGCTTCCGGTCAGCCCTGGCACGCAGATCGATCTGCAACTGGAAGTTGCCGGTGTTGATCAGCATGTCTTCGTCACCGCCGAGGCGCTGGCGCAGAGCTTCGACCAAGTCTCCAAGGCGGCAACGCTGATCACTTCAGAAGAGATCGCCCAGCGCAACGAGTACAGCCTCAGCGAGACACTGCGCGACACCCCCGGCGTGCTGATCCGCAATCTGGGCGGCCCCGGGCAATCAACCACCATTCGCGTCCGTGGTCTGCGCGCCGATGCGACCTCGATCCTGATCGATGGCCTTCGCTTCCGCGACGTCGCCACCACCCAGGGCGACGCGAGTTCCTTCGCCTCCACGCTGAATATCATCAATGCCGACAAGGTGGAGATCCTGCGCGGCTCCGGCTCGTCGCTCTATGGCTCGAATGCCGTCGGCGGCACGATCAATGTCGTGACACCCCAGGGCGGCGGCCCTGCCTCTGGAGACCTGCAGGTGGAAGGCGGCAATCTCGGCCTCTTCCGCACGCGCGGCGCTGTTTCCGGTGGCGTCAAAGACAACCGGCTCATCTATAGCGCGGGGCTGCTGCATCTGAATGTAATGAGCGGCGTGGATGGCAATGACCGGGCTCGCAGCACTGGCTTCCAGGGCTTTACCAAGTACAGTTTGTCCAAGACGATGTCGCTGTCCGGACGCCTCTTCTTCTCCGATGATTTCGTGCAGCCGAACAACAGTCCGACGGCGAGTGGCTTGCCAACGGCGAACATCCCGAACACGACCATCGTCCAGGCGATCGCACTGCCGCAAAGCGAAGTCAAAAAGAGCTTGCTGGGCCTGCCTTTTGATCCCGGCAATGCGACCTTCATTCCGAATCGCGACGATCCGGACAACCGCCGCGCTTCGCGCTTCTGGTCGGGCGCCCTCGTACTGAAGCAATCGCTCAGTGCGACAGCCGACTGGCAGGCCAGCTACCAGCGCACCCACACCAACCGGGTCTTCATGAACGGCCCGGCAGGCGTCGGCTCGCAACCGCTCGTGTCGAACTTCAGCCAGTTTGAGGGCGGCGTCCATACGGGCGACGCACGTGTGAACTGGCGCCCCACCCGCTGGGACGCGCTCACCGGCGGTGTCGAACTGGAGAGCGAATCCTATCTCAACGCCGACGATAACCGCATCAACCTGTCCACCCAGACCCGCGCCGGGCAGCGCTCGCAAGCTTATTACTTTGCCAATCAGCTTCTGCTCGCCCAGCAGCGCTTGCAGATTTCGATGTCCGGCCGCGCCCAGTTCTTCCAGCTCGAGGAGCCGAGCTTCCGCTACAAAGGCACGGCAAACCCCTATGAGACGCTGCGCTTTTCCTCGGCCCCGCGCGCGCTTACCGGCGACATTGCCGCCTCCTACTTCATCGCGAAAAGCGGCACGAAGATCCGCGCCCACTTCGGCAATTCGTACCGCGCCCCGGCCTTGTATGAACGCTTCGGTTCCGGCTTCACCTACAACTCGGGTACCGACGCGGTGGCCTTCTCGCCCTACGGCGACCCGCGGCTTTCGCCAGACCGCTACAACTCCGTCGATGGCGGCATCGACCAATACCTCTGGCGCGACAAGCTACGCTTCAGCGGCACCTGGTTCTATACGCGGATTGCGCGGTTGACCCAGTTCGATTCCGCCGCCACCGTCATCCGTCCGGCTAGCGACATCTTTGGCCGCAGTTCCGGTTATTTCAATGGTTCGGGCGGCATCTCGCGCGGCGCTGAAACTACGCTCGAGTTCCGGCCCAATCGGGGCACCCTCGTGCGGACCTCTTATACCTATGTGAATGCCGACACGGACCAGGACATCGCGGTCCGCGGCTTCTTCCAGGCCTTGAGCGTACCGGCCCACACCTTCACCGCGATGGTCCACCAGCAGTTGGGAAAACGGACAGACATTACAATGGACCTGTTCCACTCTGGCGATTATTACAACTCGCTTTCCGCCGCCGGACGCGCGCGCGCCTACCTCTACGGCGGCCCCACCAAAGTGGATCTGGTCGGCAATCGCGAGCTGTGGCGGGGCGAAAAGTACCGGCTGAATGCTTATGCGAAAGTGGACAACCTGTTGAACCGGACCTATTACGAAAATGGGTTCCTCGCGCCCCGCGCCACCTTTGTGACAGGTTTCAAAGTGCTGTTCCGATAG
- a CDS encoding cob(I)yrinic acid a,c-diamide adenosyltransferase, whose amino-acid sequence MSIATMRGDGGQTGLSGGVRVSKSAPLVEAFGTMDELISSLGFARAICQDQEIHDATKRIQKELFRVASAVSTPKESPKGRPPIDDALVDALTEHVHRIEAMPGVLNDWSLPGEDPVSAAYDVARTICRRAERLMVGLREAGDDFQPNVLRYLNRLSDLLWLFGRQIEKQEGKDATLRDASKGGPRWSRAW is encoded by the coding sequence ATGTCGATTGCAACCATGCGAGGGGATGGCGGCCAAACCGGGCTGAGCGGTGGGGTGCGGGTTTCGAAATCCGCCCCGCTCGTCGAAGCCTTTGGCACGATGGACGAGCTGATCTCCAGCCTCGGTTTTGCACGCGCGATCTGTCAGGATCAGGAGATCCACGACGCCACCAAGCGCATCCAGAAAGAGCTGTTCCGGGTGGCCTCGGCCGTTTCGACGCCGAAGGAGAGCCCCAAGGGCCGTCCTCCGATCGACGACGCGCTCGTCGATGCGCTCACCGAACACGTCCACCGCATCGAGGCGATGCCGGGGGTGCTGAACGACTGGTCGCTGCCAGGGGAAGATCCGGTGTCGGCGGCCTATGATGTCGCCCGCACCATCTGCCGCCGCGCTGAGCGTCTGATGGTGGGTCTACGCGAGGCAGGCGACGATTTTCAGCCGAACGTTCTGCGCTATCTGAACCGGCTTTCTGACCTGCTGTGGCTCTTTGGCCGTCAGATCGAGAAGCAGGAGGGCAAAGACGCGACGCTGCGAGACGCGAGCAAAGGGGGGCCACGCTGGTCTCGCGCATGGTAG
- a CDS encoding adenosylcobinamide amidohydrolase, which yields MVVETRGRWLIVTFDEPCAVLSWAIVNGGWQQTRQIAWLYLEANEIAGVEEPADWLRSQMHAAGLAGAVGLMTSRRQHAYVEAEASDGDCVARSVATMGFSNALRVGDPSGPWQPATINLLVHLSTPLTTEAALETLNLLTEAKTLATLEQGIASKRSGEPATGTGTDYMVLAWPLAGPRQAYGGKHTAVGAAAGKAALAAMRAGIPDWKAEQHV from the coding sequence ATGGTAGTGGAGACCCGGGGCCGCTGGCTGATTGTGACTTTCGACGAACCCTGTGCTGTGCTCAGTTGGGCGATTGTGAATGGCGGCTGGCAGCAGACGCGCCAGATTGCGTGGTTGTATCTCGAAGCCAATGAGATTGCCGGCGTCGAGGAGCCTGCCGATTGGCTTCGTTCGCAGATGCACGCCGCAGGGCTGGCCGGAGCGGTCGGTCTCATGACCAGCCGCAGGCAGCACGCCTATGTCGAGGCCGAAGCCTCGGACGGCGATTGCGTCGCCCGGTCGGTGGCGACGATGGGATTCAGCAATGCCCTGCGCGTGGGAGATCCGAGCGGCCCGTGGCAGCCCGCGACGATCAATCTGCTGGTGCATCTCTCGACGCCTCTAACAACCGAGGCGGCGCTCGAAACGTTGAATCTGCTGACCGAAGCGAAGACCCTTGCCACCCTCGAGCAGGGCATCGCCAGCAAACGCTCGGGCGAGCCGGCAACTGGTACGGGAACCGACTACATGGTGCTGGCCTGGCCGCTCGCGGGTCCCAGACAAGCCTATGGCGGCAAGCACACGGCGGTAGGTGCTGCGGCAGGCAAGGCGGCGCTCGCGGCGATGCGGGCGGGCATTCCTGACTGGAAAGCAGAGCAGCATGTCTAG
- a CDS encoding cobyric acid synthase: MSRPLFIGGTASHVGKSWFTSAFCRLLARRGVRVAPFKGQNMSNNSYPTIEGGEIGRAQAVQAEACGVPPMNDMNPVLLKPNSATGSQVVVHGKVWKNVPARDYYTHSDWLLQQVLASYGRLATQFERIVCEGAGSIAEVNLRDRDITNLRLAEAIGADVVLVADIERGGVFASLVGTIELLPESQKRLIKAFAVNQFRGDLKLFDEGRRFLEERLQIPCLGVFPKDPAIRIAEEDSLGIEENSADSAIAVLRLPHISNFTDFRHLGPVEWLSAPSAKQYGTIFLPGTKNTIDDLLWLRAQGFDQWLRSQHASGSKIIGICGGYQMLGERIEDPEQLESTVAAIEGLGFLPVRTVLRSPKTTRSVQATTLGGHFFRAYEIHMGVTSETKPIRPFAVLEDGSPEGCRDTGVLGTYLHGAFEDSSVVKEELGVQIEEAADPYDALADWLIEHANPAVLEDLLR, translated from the coding sequence ATGTCTAGACCGCTCTTCATTGGCGGCACGGCATCACATGTCGGGAAGAGCTGGTTCACTTCCGCCTTCTGCCGCTTGTTGGCGCGCCGGGGTGTTCGCGTCGCGCCCTTCAAGGGGCAGAACATGTCGAACAATTCCTACCCGACCATCGAGGGCGGGGAGATCGGGCGCGCCCAGGCCGTACAGGCCGAAGCCTGCGGCGTGCCGCCGATGAACGACATGAATCCGGTGCTACTGAAGCCGAATTCAGCGACCGGCTCGCAGGTGGTGGTCCACGGCAAAGTCTGGAAGAATGTCCCGGCTCGCGACTACTACACTCACTCCGATTGGCTCTTGCAGCAGGTGCTCGCCAGCTACGGCCGGCTGGCGACGCAATTCGAGCGCATCGTCTGCGAAGGCGCGGGCAGCATCGCCGAAGTGAATTTGCGCGATCGCGACATTACGAATCTGCGCCTGGCAGAAGCGATCGGGGCGGACGTCGTGCTGGTAGCGGACATCGAACGAGGAGGCGTCTTCGCCTCGCTGGTGGGGACTATCGAACTGCTCCCAGAAAGCCAGAAAAGGCTAATTAAGGCTTTTGCAGTCAATCAGTTTCGCGGAGATTTGAAACTGTTTGATGAGGGGCGCCGCTTTCTCGAGGAGCGCCTGCAGATCCCGTGTCTCGGTGTGTTTCCGAAAGACCCGGCGATCCGCATTGCCGAAGAAGACAGCCTCGGCATCGAAGAGAACAGCGCGGATTCTGCGATTGCCGTCCTCCGGCTCCCGCACATCTCGAACTTCACCGACTTCCGCCATCTGGGGCCGGTGGAATGGCTCTCCGCGCCCTCCGCGAAGCAGTATGGGACGATCTTTCTGCCAGGCACGAAGAATACCATCGACGACCTGCTCTGGCTGCGTGCGCAAGGCTTTGACCAGTGGTTGAGATCACAGCACGCAAGTGGTTCAAAAATCATAGGAATCTGCGGCGGCTACCAGATGCTCGGCGAGCGGATTGAGGATCCGGAACAACTCGAATCGACCGTGGCGGCAATCGAAGGCCTGGGCTTCCTGCCGGTACGGACCGTGTTGCGTTCTCCGAAGACCACCCGCTCGGTGCAGGCAACGACGCTCGGTGGCCACTTCTTCCGTGCCTACGAGATCCACATGGGCGTCACGAGCGAAACGAAGCCAATTCGCCCCTTCGCGGTTCTTGAAGACGGCAGTCCAGAGGGTTGTCGTGATACTGGAGTTCTGGGCACCTATCTCCATGGAGCCTTTGAAGATTCGTCTGTCGTAAAGGAAGAGCTTGGAGTTCAGATTGAGGAAGCAGCAGACCCCTACGACGCCCTTGCTGACTGGCTGATCGAACACGCAAATCCCGCCGTACTGGAGGACCTTCTCCGATGA
- the cbiB gene encoding adenosylcobinamide-phosphate synthase CbiB, producing MTPLLVGVAADLCLGDPRWLPHPVVGIGKLAAGLEKRAARTKPAGALVWLGVVGVTSSVVWWTCEVQPWAAVYWIYSFLAVRSLDDHALAVMRALRDGDLAKARTAVSLIVGRETAGLEEREVARAALETVAENLNDGVIAPLFWFGVGGPAAMAGYKAINTMDSMFGYRNDKYRDFGWCAARMDDVASWIPARITAALIWLVAALVPGMDARASVRCTLRDAHRQPSPNSGYPEAAAAGALGIQLGGLNRYPGGIVSKKELLGDNRRPLDWQAYQQMRILLYGVTLLAVAGLQWR from the coding sequence ATGACTCCGCTACTGGTGGGCGTTGCTGCCGATCTCTGCCTGGGCGATCCGCGCTGGCTGCCGCATCCGGTGGTGGGCATTGGCAAGCTCGCGGCTGGTCTCGAGAAGAGGGCCGCCCGTACGAAACCCGCCGGCGCGCTGGTCTGGCTCGGGGTCGTAGGCGTGACGAGCAGTGTGGTCTGGTGGACTTGCGAAGTGCAACCCTGGGCCGCCGTCTATTGGATCTATAGCTTTCTCGCGGTGCGAAGTCTCGACGATCATGCGCTGGCGGTGATGCGCGCGCTCCGCGATGGCGACCTGGCGAAGGCCCGCACGGCGGTGAGTCTGATTGTGGGCCGGGAAACGGCGGGTCTCGAGGAGCGCGAAGTCGCCCGGGCGGCGCTCGAAACGGTAGCGGAAAATCTAAATGATGGCGTGATCGCGCCGCTGTTCTGGTTCGGCGTCGGAGGTCCGGCGGCGATGGCTGGTTATAAGGCGATCAATACGATGGACAGCATGTTTGGGTATCGCAACGACAAGTACCGCGACTTCGGCTGGTGCGCGGCGCGCATGGACGATGTGGCGAGCTGGATTCCGGCGCGGATCACGGCCGCCCTCATCTGGCTGGTGGCGGCCTTGGTTCCCGGCATGGATGCGCGGGCCAGCGTCCGCTGTACGCTGCGCGACGCGCACCGGCAACCGAGCCCGAACTCCGGCTATCCGGAAGCAGCAGCGGCAGGCGCGCTGGGAATCCAGCTCGGCGGTCTCAATCGATATCCGGGTGGGATCGTATCGAAGAAAGAGCTTCTTGGCGACAACCGGCGCCCGCTCGACTGGCAGGCCTACCAGCAGATGCGGATTCTTCTCTATGGCGTGACGCTTCTGGCCGTTGCAGGTCTCCAATGGCGGTAA
- a CDS encoding pyridoxal phosphate-dependent aminotransferase has translation MAVTHGGNIFAVAETNGIAWQQVLDFSASINPLGPSPAAREAILCALDRMVHYPERTSHPLRERLAAEWGVAAQNIIVGNGATELLFDWCRHYPDGSIAAPAFSEFHRAWPKANYFDLTDRDTWPATGPVVITRPANPTGYIAALESVQHYASGRRDAVLVDESFLDFTSAASVANLAIPNLFVLRSLTKFWALPGLRIGALVGNLDAIAAQRPPWPVNALAEAAALASLADREHAQKTRAFVEREREWLRGQLQGLPSEANYLTISTPRAGELVAYAAARNVLIRDCGNWPGWDFEGVRVAVRKRWENEILVQLIQEFACDS, from the coding sequence ATGGCGGTAACGCACGGCGGCAACATCTTCGCGGTGGCAGAAACGAACGGCATCGCCTGGCAGCAAGTGCTCGACTTCAGCGCGAGCATCAATCCGCTCGGTCCGTCCCCGGCAGCGCGCGAGGCGATTCTGTGTGCCCTCGACCGCATGGTGCACTACCCAGAGCGAACTAGCCATCCTCTGCGCGAAAGGCTGGCCGCCGAATGGGGCGTCGCCGCCCAAAATATCATCGTCGGCAATGGGGCCACCGAACTGCTCTTCGACTGGTGCCGTCACTATCCCGACGGCAGCATTGCCGCCCCGGCGTTCAGCGAATTCCACCGCGCCTGGCCAAAGGCAAACTACTTCGATCTGACCGATCGCGACACCTGGCCCGCCACTGGTCCTGTCGTGATCACCCGGCCCGCAAATCCCACCGGCTATATCGCCGCGCTCGAAAGCGTGCAGCACTATGCGAGTGGACGGCGCGACGCAGTGCTGGTGGACGAGTCTTTTCTCGATTTCACCAGCGCGGCGAGTGTCGCGAATCTGGCGATCCCGAATCTGTTTGTCCTCCGTTCGCTGACCAAGTTCTGGGCGTTGCCCGGTTTGCGGATCGGCGCGCTGGTCGGAAATCTGGACGCGATCGCCGCGCAACGCCCTCCCTGGCCAGTCAATGCCTTGGCCGAGGCGGCTGCTTTGGCGAGCCTCGCGGACCGGGAACACGCGCAAAAGACGCGCGCCTTTGTCGAGCGCGAGCGCGAGTGGTTGCGCGGGCAACTGCAAGGACTTCCGAGCGAGGCAAATTATCTGACCATCTCTACTCCCCGGGCAGGAGAGTTGGTCGCCTACGCTGCCGCTCGCAATGTTCTGATCCGGGACTGCGGAAACTGGCCTGGGTGGGACTTCGAGGGCGTCCGAGTGGCGGTCCGGAAGCGCTGGGAAAATGAGATATTAGTCCAATTAATTCAGGAGTTTGCATGCGATTCCTAA